The following proteins are encoded in a genomic region of Gammaproteobacteria bacterium:
- the fliI gene encoding flagellum-specific ATP synthase FliI (involved in type III protein export during flagellum assembly), with protein sequence MRTHSNLVDRLKRARERLTQNPPSLTVEGRLTRMVGLALEATGCRLPVGGRAYVVTADGGKQEAEIVGFHGDNLYLMPKGDITGLEPGAPVIPIGRRPEISVGPGIMGRVVDGNGRPLDGLGPLHAETTFPLDGRRINPLQRKNIDTPLDVGVRAINALLTVGKGQRMGLFAGSGVGKSVLLGMMTRHTNADVIVVGL encoded by the coding sequence ATGAGGACGCATAGCAATCTTGTTGACAGACTTAAGCGTGCTCGGGAGCGACTCACGCAAAATCCACCAAGTTTGACAGTGGAAGGACGCCTAACACGAATGGTAGGACTGGCATTGGAAGCGACAGGATGCCGTCTTCCTGTAGGGGGGCGCGCCTATGTGGTGACCGCCGACGGAGGCAAACAGGAAGCAGAGATCGTTGGCTTTCATGGAGACAATCTTTATTTGATGCCCAAGGGCGACATCACAGGATTGGAACCTGGAGCACCAGTGATTCCGATTGGACGTAGACCTGAAATTTCAGTCGGTCCAGGCATTATGGGCAGGGTCGTCGATGGCAATGGGAGGCCACTTGATGGTCTAGGGCCATTGCACGCCGAGACGACTTTTCCGTTAGACGGTCGTCGCATCAATCCATTGCAACGAAAAAATATTGATACACCGTTAGATGTTGGTGTGCGCGCCATCAACGCCTTGCTGACTGTTGGCAAAGGACAACGGATGGGGTTGTTTGCTGGCTCAGGTGTGGGCAAGAGCGTACTTTTGGGTATGATGACACGTCACACCAATGCCGATGTCATTGTGGTTGGGCT
- a CDS encoding flagellar assembly protein FliH: MSDEHKVIKPDATTHVRRWRFGSVSGEVANADKPTVDTTVDVAQRELLKRVSAEEIEKLRAQAEEAGRQEGYQAGFAEGLAKGEQEVRALIERWQAYIDHLAAPLAEIDEALETALLELVVAVSKQIVRRELRTSPEQILGLLRESIALLPATSGEIRIQVHPEDAQIIKKQFGENLPSQWVLVESPSISVGGCVIETATSRVDATIEARIAEIASRLLGGTRHEDA; the protein is encoded by the coding sequence ATGAGCGACGAGCATAAAGTCATTAAGCCGGATGCCACCACCCACGTGCGACGATGGCGATTTGGTTCGGTCAGTGGTGAAGTGGCCAATGCCGATAAGCCAACCGTTGACACCACAGTTGATGTAGCTCAGCGGGAGTTGCTCAAGCGAGTTTCTGCCGAAGAAATTGAAAAACTTCGTGCTCAGGCAGAAGAAGCCGGTCGTCAGGAAGGTTATCAGGCGGGGTTTGCGGAGGGACTGGCGAAAGGCGAGCAAGAAGTTCGGGCGCTTATTGAGCGTTGGCAGGCGTATATTGACCATTTGGCAGCGCCATTGGCAGAAATCGATGAAGCGCTTGAAACTGCTTTGTTGGAGCTGGTGGTTGCCGTATCAAAACAAATTGTTCGTCGAGAGTTGAGGACGTCACCGGAGCAGATTTTGGGTCTGCTGCGTGAGAGCATTGCGTTATTGCCAGCCACGAGCGGGGAAATCCGCATCCAGGTCCATCCGGAAGATGCACAAATCATAAAAAAACAATTTGGCGAAAATCTGCCGAGCCAATGGGTTTTGGTTGAGTCCCCTAGTATTTCCGTCGGTGGATGTGTGATAGAGACAGCGACTTCGCGTGTGGATGCGACGATCGAAGCCAGAATTGCTGAGATCGCATCAAGGTTGTTGGGGGGCACTCGTCATGAGGACGCATAG
- the fliG gene encoding flagellar motor switch protein FliG yields MSNETESANKPAVKLDGVSRAAILLMTLGEENAAEVLKHLGPKEVQRIGMAMASMKAVNKDTVVQVLDGFLEEVEEGTGLGIGADEYIRNALTKALGEDKASAVIDRILLGANTKGLDTLKWMDARAVAELIRYEHPQIQSIVLSYLDPDQAAQVLSFLPEKVRVDLVMRISALESVQPSALQELNDIMERQFAAGATSKQQTIGGVKKAADIMNYLDSSLESQLMEELREVDEDLSQEIQDLMFVFDNLADVDDRSIQAILREVSTDVLVLALKGADEPIREKIFKNMSKRAAELLRDDLEAMGPVKLSEVEAAQKEILAVARRMADAGEIVLGGAGEEMV; encoded by the coding sequence ATGAGTAACGAAACTGAATCAGCGAACAAACCAGCGGTTAAACTGGATGGCGTCTCGCGCGCTGCCATATTGCTGATGACGCTCGGCGAAGAAAATGCGGCGGAAGTGCTCAAGCACCTAGGGCCAAAAGAAGTCCAGCGCATTGGGATGGCCATGGCGAGCATGAAGGCTGTCAACAAGGACACTGTGGTGCAGGTGCTTGACGGCTTTCTGGAGGAAGTTGAAGAAGGGACTGGACTTGGCATCGGCGCGGATGAATATATTCGAAACGCCCTGACCAAGGCGTTGGGTGAAGATAAGGCATCTGCCGTTATCGATAGAATTTTACTTGGTGCCAATACCAAGGGTTTGGATACACTAAAGTGGATGGATGCGCGGGCAGTGGCTGAATTGATCCGTTATGAACATCCGCAAATTCAGTCGATTGTCTTGAGTTACCTCGATCCCGACCAAGCCGCACAAGTTCTGTCGTTTTTGCCAGAAAAGGTGCGAGTGGATTTGGTTATGCGTATCTCCGCGCTTGAGTCAGTGCAACCGAGCGCCTTGCAAGAACTTAATGACATCATGGAGCGTCAGTTTGCAGCAGGTGCGACATCGAAGCAACAGACTATCGGTGGTGTGAAAAAAGCGGCGGACATCATGAACTACCTTGACAGCAGTTTGGAAAGCCAGTTGATGGAGGAACTGCGGGAAGTTGATGAGGACTTGAGCCAAGAGATTCAGGATTTGATGTTTGTCTTTGACAACCTGGCTGATGTGGATGATAGGTCGATACAAGCGATTTTGCGCGAGGTATCCACAGATGTGCTGGTTTTGGCGTTGAAAGGCGCGGACGAGCCCATTCGGGAGAAAATATTCAAGAATATGTCAAAACGTGCCGCCGAATTGCTGCGTGATGATCTGGAAGCCATGGGGCCTGTCAAGCTTAGTGAAGTCGAAGCAGCGCAAAAAGAAATTCTGGCTGTCGCCCGACGTATGGCGGATGCCGGTGAGATTGTCCTAGGCGGGGCCGGTGAAGAAATGGTCTAA